The following are from one region of the Paenibacillus sp. JZ16 genome:
- a CDS encoding SRPBCC family protein → MEDASTTTLVMKRQFEVAPERVFDAWLNPDMMRKWLFTLEATNKIARNDPRVGGTWEIVDVREGKEYRAIGEYLVIDRPRKLVLTFKMPQFSDTVDRITVEFKAVDAGCEMTFSQEIVVPHEEDWTAEDIEKALTEYHDQTEHGWGYMFEGLKQLLETGKINYPS, encoded by the coding sequence TTGGAGGATGCCTCTACAACCACGCTGGTCATGAAACGTCAATTTGAGGTAGCACCGGAAAGAGTATTTGATGCCTGGTTAAACCCGGACATGATGCGTAAATGGTTGTTTACGCTGGAAGCGACGAACAAAATCGCCCGTAACGATCCGCGCGTGGGCGGAACCTGGGAGATTGTTGATGTGCGGGAAGGCAAGGAGTACCGGGCCATTGGAGAGTATCTGGTCATAGACCGGCCGCGCAAGCTGGTGCTCACCTTCAAGATGCCCCAGTTCAGCGACACTGTGGACCGCATTACGGTGGAGTTCAAAGCCGTGGACGCAGGATGCGAAATGACGTTCTCCCAGGAGATCGTTGTCCCTCATGAGGAAGACTGGACCGCAGAGGATATTGAGAAAGCGCTGACCGAATACCATGACCAAACCGAGCATGGTTGGGGTTATATGTTTGAGGGGCTGAAGCAGCTGTTAGAGACAGGGAAGATAAACTATCCATCCTAA
- a CDS encoding HAD family hydrolase yields the protein MRMKTPISPKGIFFDVDDTLYDHLAPFRDAVQKVARPDGTFPYEAAYHRMRYYSDKLSVELGGAGTAAYGEAVEDMRRRRFQLALAEFGVGLTLEEAETVQQAYLERQYNITMFEGARELLKKLTDAGHVVGLITNGPAEHQMNKIAAMQLGDLIPEERLFVSGAVGWDKPDPRIFHHVNRLTGTEPKSSYYIGDSWRNDVVGALAAGWHVIWFNHRSVGPESEHQPQHTVASYGELERLLDEVIG from the coding sequence ATGCGTATGAAGACACCAATATCACCGAAGGGAATCTTCTTCGATGTGGATGATACATTGTATGACCATCTGGCGCCTTTTCGCGATGCCGTTCAGAAGGTTGCCCGCCCTGATGGCACGTTTCCATATGAAGCCGCTTATCATCGGATGCGTTATTACAGCGACAAGCTGTCTGTAGAGCTCGGAGGGGCTGGCACGGCGGCATACGGGGAAGCGGTTGAGGATATGCGCAGACGTCGGTTCCAGTTAGCGCTGGCTGAATTCGGCGTAGGGCTGACCCTTGAGGAGGCGGAAACCGTACAGCAAGCCTACCTGGAGCGGCAGTATAACATCACGATGTTTGAAGGCGCCCGGGAGCTTCTTAAGAAATTGACGGATGCCGGGCATGTCGTTGGCTTGATCACCAATGGTCCGGCAGAACACCAGATGAACAAAATCGCGGCTATGCAGCTGGGTGACCTCATACCGGAGGAGCGGTTGTTCGTATCCGGTGCGGTGGGCTGGGACAAGCCTGATCCACGGATATTCCACCATGTGAACCGGCTGACCGGCACGGAGCCGAAGAGCTCCTATTACATCGGCGATTCGTGGCGCAATGATGTGGTTGGCGCATTGGCTGCAGGCTGGCATGTGATTTGGTTCAATCACCGGAGCGTTGGGCCGGAATCGGAGCATCAACCGCAGCATACCGTGGCGAGTTATGGCGAGCTGGAGCGGCTGCTGGATGAGGTTATCGGATAA
- a CDS encoding class I SAM-dependent methyltransferase, translated as MTKDMTEVWSKDFVPDGNRASNVDRFTGFEDTYDQHRPEAPQEVVTLLTGYLERKPSLVVDLGCGTGLSSFAWKDAADQIIGVEPNDDMRGKAMAKLQSLQEEADGSHGVQLADIRFVSGYSNQLALPDQSADIITCSQSFHWMDPASTLKEVSRVLREEGIFAVYDCDWPPSLTWKVEQSYHELIEWAEATIDRHVEAQEKAYKGNKNEHLKHIRESGVFRFSKEIVFHHIEPFTAERYTGLAVSQGGIQTVFKLKQTELNDKIAQFHALVEEHFQGRTLPVMLSYRMRLGIK; from the coding sequence ATGACCAAGGATATGACCGAAGTGTGGAGTAAGGATTTCGTTCCCGATGGCAACCGTGCCAGCAACGTGGATCGTTTCACCGGCTTTGAGGATACCTATGACCAGCATCGCCCCGAAGCTCCCCAGGAGGTTGTCACCCTGCTGACAGGCTATTTGGAGCGCAAGCCCTCTCTCGTTGTCGACTTGGGATGCGGAACGGGACTATCCTCGTTTGCATGGAAAGACGCAGCGGACCAGATCATCGGCGTTGAACCGAATGACGATATGCGGGGCAAGGCCATGGCCAAACTGCAGTCGCTGCAGGAAGAGGCTGACGGCAGCCACGGTGTGCAGCTTGCCGACATCAGGTTTGTCTCCGGCTATTCGAACCAATTGGCGCTCCCGGATCAGTCCGCGGACATCATCACCTGTTCCCAATCCTTCCACTGGATGGACCCGGCCAGCACGTTGAAGGAGGTTTCCCGCGTTCTGCGTGAGGAAGGGATATTCGCGGTATATGATTGTGATTGGCCGCCGAGCCTGACCTGGAAGGTCGAGCAATCCTACCATGAGCTGATCGAATGGGCAGAGGCCACCATCGACCGCCATGTGGAGGCACAGGAAAAGGCCTATAAAGGGAATAAGAACGAGCATCTGAAGCATATCCGGGAGAGCGGAGTGTTCCGGTTTTCCAAGGAGATCGTATTCCATCATATAGAGCCGTTCACCGCCGAACGATATACCGGCCTTGCCGTCAGTCAAGGCGGTATCCAGACCGTGTTCAAGCTGAAACAAACCGAATTGAACGATAAAATCGCACAGTTCCATGCGCTGGTCGAGGAGCACTTCCAAGGGCGGACACTTCCCGTTATGCTCAGCTACCGCATGCGGCTTGGCATTAAATAA
- a CDS encoding helix-turn-helix transcriptional regulator, with amino-acid sequence MTERSVLSIPSPPLPYFLESGKTHYMPGESHPNRRNLGVYDLILVQCGCLFLGEEDMQWALGAGDCVVLLPDAYHYAVQGCQEETAFYWLHFQTAASGAARDDSISHNIKLPRHGLIPYPEQAYQLFDSLHLLATEPRSTAFWREQTLFIELLELLDPSRSDQEQSRVRKVAEQVESYIKMHYREPISNARLSSDLHFHYNYLTRCMKESHGVTPTEYLLQYRLDQAKRLLLTTQWSMARIAEHVGFQYPPYFSRRFSARFGLSPLQFRKQYTE; translated from the coding sequence ATGACAGAACGGAGTGTTCTTTCCATTCCTTCACCGCCGCTCCCCTACTTCCTTGAATCCGGAAAAACGCATTATATGCCGGGCGAGTCGCATCCCAACCGGAGAAACCTTGGCGTCTACGATCTCATCCTGGTTCAATGCGGCTGCTTGTTCCTGGGCGAGGAGGATATGCAGTGGGCGCTTGGCGCAGGGGATTGCGTTGTATTATTACCGGATGCATACCATTACGCCGTACAGGGGTGTCAGGAGGAAACCGCCTTTTATTGGCTGCATTTTCAGACCGCAGCATCAGGCGCAGCCCGCGATGATTCGATCTCACACAACATAAAGCTGCCGAGGCATGGCCTTATCCCTTATCCGGAGCAAGCCTATCAGCTGTTCGATTCCCTGCACCTGCTGGCAACGGAACCGAGGTCCACGGCATTTTGGCGCGAACAAACGCTGTTTATCGAGCTGCTGGAGCTGCTGGACCCGTCGAGATCGGATCAGGAACAATCGCGGGTACGCAAAGTCGCGGAGCAGGTGGAGTCCTATATCAAAATGCATTACCGCGAGCCCATCAGCAACGCACGTTTATCGTCCGACTTGCATTTCCACTACAACTACCTGACGCGCTGCATGAAGGAATCGCACGGCGTAACGCCTACGGAATACCTGCTTCAATACCGCCTGGACCAGGCCAAGCGGCTGCTGCTGACCACCCAGTGGTCCATGGCTCGAATCGCGGAGCATGTGGGATTTCAATATCCGCCCTATTTCTCCCGCCGCTTCTCCGCACGTTTCGGCCTATCGCCGCTGCAATTCCGAAAGCAGTACACGGAGTAA
- a CDS encoding ArsR/SmtB family transcription factor, translated as MVEHNDEEQLDHIFHALADPTRREMVRMIASQERTVSELAEPFDMSLAAASKHIKVLERSGLLERSIHGRTHTCRLNPSVMSRALEWLQFYERFWTRQFDVLERELNKAKRGEH; from the coding sequence ATGGTTGAACATAATGACGAAGAACAACTGGATCACATCTTCCACGCATTGGCTGATCCGACCCGAAGAGAGATGGTGCGCATGATCGCATCGCAGGAACGGACGGTATCTGAGTTGGCTGAACCGTTTGACATGTCGCTTGCGGCAGCCTCCAAGCATATCAAGGTGCTGGAGCGCTCCGGCCTGCTCGAACGGTCCATCCATGGACGGACGCATACCTGCCGTCTGAACCCGAGTGTCATGTCCAGGGCGCTGGAATGGCTGCAATTCTACGAACGATTCTGGACCCGGCAATTTGATGTGCTTGAACGCGAGCTGAACAAAGCGAAGAGGGGGGAGCACTAG
- a CDS encoding VOC family protein encodes MKSVTPFLMFQGNAEEAMNHYISIIEDSEIISITRYGPDQPGAEGSVMHATFSLKGQTFMCIDSNVKHEFTFTPSFSIYLTCESEAEIEKVYGALIDGGGAMMPLDNYGFSQKFGWIADKFGVSWQLNLPSEA; translated from the coding sequence ATGAAGAGTGTGACCCCGTTTTTAATGTTTCAGGGCAACGCGGAAGAAGCCATGAACCATTACATTTCCATTATTGAGGATTCCGAAATCATCAGCATTACCCGTTATGGCCCCGATCAGCCGGGAGCCGAGGGAAGCGTCATGCATGCCACCTTTTCGTTGAAGGGACAAACGTTCATGTGCATCGACAGCAACGTGAAACATGAGTTTACGTTCACGCCTTCCTTCTCCATCTATCTGACTTGCGAATCCGAAGCCGAGATCGAGAAGGTGTACGGAGCACTAATCGATGGCGGAGGTGCGATGATGCCGCTGGACAACTATGGATTCAGCCAAAAGTTCGGCTGGATCGCGGACAAGTTCGGCGTATCCTGGCAGCTTAACCTGCCAAGCGAAGCGTAG
- a CDS encoding solute symporter family protein gives MNISGIVFFLAIVVGTLMITYYAARRTTSTNDFYAAGNRLSGLQNGLAISGDYMSAASFLGIAGSIAVYGFDGFFYSIGFLASYVIVQYIIAEPLHNLGRYTMADAVAVRFSEKRLRGCIAVNNMMITVFYMIAQLVGAGWLVHLLFGLETSLAIVLVGGLMTIYVTFGGMLATSWVQIVKSILLVSSTFIVSLIVLARFDWDLLGLFESMKRATPLQEQFLMAGNMFDHPLDMLSFNMALVLGTAGLPHIIARFYTVKDPRTVRSSVKTATFTIGIFYAMTIFLGFGAAAFVDWSVLSERVELAAPLLASALGGEFLMAFVSAVAFATILAVISGLVLTASSAFAHDVYSSIFRRGRATEAQQMRVAKLSAIGVGTASIVLALGAQKLNVAFLVSFAFAVAASANLPVLLFTLFWRRFNTYGAMSSIAAGLISSLLLMAVGPNVMDPGAGWIRAEAIFPLKHPGIVSIPIGFAGGILGTLLSGKVGSSGRFETMQAIAHVAPDEIRTREPG, from the coding sequence ATGAACATATCCGGCATCGTTTTTTTTCTGGCGATTGTGGTCGGCACGTTAATGATTACGTATTATGCTGCCAGGCGGACAACGAGCACGAATGATTTCTATGCAGCGGGCAATCGTCTGAGCGGGCTGCAAAACGGCTTGGCCATTTCCGGTGACTATATGAGCGCGGCGTCCTTCCTTGGCATCGCGGGCTCCATTGCGGTGTACGGCTTCGACGGCTTTTTCTATTCGATCGGCTTTCTAGCCTCCTATGTGATCGTGCAGTACATCATAGCCGAGCCGCTTCATAATCTGGGCAGGTATACGATGGCGGATGCGGTGGCGGTCCGGTTCAGCGAGAAACGGCTGCGCGGATGTATCGCCGTCAACAACATGATGATTACGGTGTTCTACATGATTGCCCAGCTGGTCGGTGCCGGGTGGCTCGTGCATTTGCTGTTCGGGCTGGAAACGTCGCTCGCCATCGTGCTGGTCGGAGGCTTAATGACCATTTACGTCACGTTCGGCGGCATGCTCGCGACTTCCTGGGTGCAGATCGTCAAGTCCATATTGCTGGTGAGCAGCACTTTTATCGTGAGTCTCATCGTGCTGGCAAGATTCGATTGGGATCTGCTTGGTTTATTCGAATCCATGAAGCGGGCGACCCCGTTGCAGGAGCAGTTTCTGATGGCGGGCAATATGTTCGACCACCCGCTCGACATGCTGTCGTTTAATATGGCGCTGGTGTTAGGGACAGCGGGACTTCCGCATATTATTGCGCGCTTCTACACGGTAAAAGACCCGCGTACGGTCCGTTCTTCGGTCAAAACGGCAACGTTCACGATCGGCATCTTTTATGCTATGACCATTTTTCTTGGATTTGGGGCGGCTGCCTTCGTCGATTGGTCCGTTTTGTCGGAGCGGGTTGAGCTGGCGGCGCCGCTTCTCGCAAGCGCATTGGGTGGTGAATTCTTAATGGCCTTTGTATCGGCCGTTGCTTTCGCAACCATATTGGCTGTGATCTCGGGGCTTGTGCTGACGGCATCCTCCGCATTTGCGCATGACGTCTATAGCAGCATTTTCCGCAGAGGACGGGCGACCGAGGCGCAGCAGATGAGAGTGGCCAAGCTTTCGGCCATTGGGGTTGGCACTGCTTCGATTGTGCTCGCCCTCGGCGCGCAGAAGCTGAATGTGGCATTTCTTGTTTCGTTTGCGTTCGCGGTTGCGGCTTCGGCTAATCTGCCGGTGCTGCTGTTCACGCTATTTTGGCGGAGATTTAATACGTATGGGGCCATGTCGAGCATTGCCGCCGGATTGATATCCTCCTTGCTGCTCATGGCCGTGGGGCCTAACGTCATGGATCCCGGGGCCGGCTGGATCCGGGCGGAAGCGATTTTCCCGCTCAAGCATCCGGGTATCGTGTCCATTCCGATTGGTTTCGCTGGCGGTATTCTCGGTACCCTGCTATCCGGCAAAGTCGGCTCAAGCGGCCGATTCGAGACGATGCAGGCCATTGCCCATGTGGCCCCGGATGAGATTCGTACCCGCGAGCCGGGGTGA